A single Defluviitalea saccharophila DNA region contains:
- a CDS encoding polysaccharide deacetylase family protein, whose translation MIYIYIEDNNFKKQIQYVFSLFFFVLGQNVSYIECLTSYIQGEKDILIAYIDSKDAKKITDKFKNIIIIKASKKLFGEYYLQAESIPSFVNRFILEIPIKCTTDIISIFSDGQRLFIKKDNMHIHTNIDFISDAFFMLSRYEEVVLSHMIHNERYKRFSAKHSLAYKHNFLGRPIVNEYIELLWSWIEDFNLGYKRKKWWGNKDFVVCLSHDVDYILKHNILNKRQVKETLSNILTLKKLDKGLDDLGKMIKNINMYKKDPYWTFEYLMKIEKKYGFSSSFYFMVSGNSEYDNNYLLKDYRVKSLINKMIELDFEVGYHGSYNTFNNKQLMKQEKRVLDSVVYDHKYGCRQHYLRFKVPDTWRYQSYNKFIYDTSMGYPDCEGFRCGTCFPFKPYDLIHNKVINMWEIPLIVMDMTLCSNKYKRLKANEAYDRCVEMIEIIDNYQGVFTILWHNSFFGEANNEWKKVYERVLKYLSAKQCEAMSGKQIINIIEGYKNK comes from the coding sequence ATGATTTATATTTATATAGAAGATAATAATTTTAAAAAACAAATCCAATATGTTTTTAGTTTGTTTTTCTTTGTACTAGGACAGAATGTTAGCTATATTGAATGTTTAACTAGTTATATTCAAGGGGAAAAAGATATTTTGATTGCTTATATCGATTCGAAAGATGCTAAAAAAATTACAGACAAATTTAAGAATATAATTATTATAAAAGCTTCTAAGAAACTATTTGGAGAATATTATTTGCAAGCTGAATCTATTCCCTCTTTTGTTAATAGATTTATATTAGAAATCCCAATAAAGTGTACAACAGATATTATTTCTATATTTTCAGATGGACAGAGATTATTTATAAAAAAGGATAATATGCATATTCATACAAATATTGATTTTATTTCTGATGCTTTTTTTATGTTATCTAGATATGAAGAAGTTGTTTTATCGCATATGATTCATAATGAACGTTATAAAAGATTTTCTGCCAAACATTCATTAGCTTATAAGCATAACTTTTTGGGTAGGCCGATTGTAAATGAATATATAGAATTATTATGGTCATGGATTGAAGATTTTAATTTAGGATATAAAAGAAAAAAGTGGTGGGGAAATAAAGATTTTGTGGTTTGTTTATCACATGATGTAGATTATATATTAAAGCATAATATATTAAATAAAAGGCAAGTTAAAGAGACTTTAAGTAATATTTTGACACTTAAGAAATTGGACAAAGGGTTAGATGATCTTGGGAAGATGATAAAGAATATAAATATGTATAAAAAAGATCCTTATTGGACTTTTGAGTACTTAATGAAGATTGAAAAAAAATATGGTTTTTCTTCTTCGTTTTATTTTATGGTATCAGGGAACTCAGAATATGATAATAATTATTTATTAAAAGATTATAGAGTAAAATCATTAATTAATAAAATGATAGAGTTAGATTTCGAAGTTGGGTATCATGGAAGTTATAACACTTTTAATAATAAACAATTAATGAAACAAGAAAAAAGGGTATTAGATTCAGTAGTATATGATCACAAATACGGTTGCAGACAGCATTACTTAAGGTTTAAAGTACCGGATACTTGGAGATATCAAAGCTATAATAAGTTCATTTATGATACTTCAATGGGATATCCGGATTGCGAAGGATTTCGGTGCGGTACTTGTTTTCCTTTTAAGCCATATGATTTGATTCATAATAAAGTTATAAATATGTGGGAAATTCCTCTAATTGTTATGGATATGACACTATGTAGCAATAAATATAAAAGACTAAAAGCTAATGAAGCTTATGATAGATGTGTTGAAATGATTGAAATCATTGATAATTATCAAGGAGTTTTTACAATCTTATGGCATAATTCTTTTTTTGGAGAGGCAAACAATGAATGGAAAAAAGTGTATGAGAGAGTATTAAAGTATTTAAGCGCCAAACAATGTGAAGCTATGTCAGGGAAACAAATAATTAATATTATAGAAGGGTATAAGAATAAATGA
- a CDS encoding GNAT family N-acetyltransferase → MISKQRYRDLCNKESSIPLFSQAWWMDAVCGKENWDVLLVEKGDEIFASLPYFFYKSNNLMNIMQPKITQTNGIWIKYPPNQKYTRKLAFEKDIINELVLKLEKLPIANFNQNFHYSFTNWLPLYWNQFKQTTRYTYVIEKLDDLDNVYNNFESRIRRLIKKASSLVEVKEDCDIETFYKINKKTFERQNIDIPYSLDFLRRIDKACQKRNTRKIFYAEDKEGNIHATIYIVWDRESVYYLLGGEDTKLRTSGAHALLIWKAIQFASTFAKRFDFEGSMIEPIERYFRAFGAKQKTYFNIQKNYVTYPNVDSRYKQYYHLLNKWIMVKNQNRTVLGYLKNRGIEKVAIYGLGELGKRLYEEISNASEVIQFFIDNNKQEYWNNIRVIKTDDIKKMEKVDLIIITPIYNYQDIIKEFETYGYNANIVSLEYIINEIIEGVC, encoded by the coding sequence AGATATAGGGATTTATGTAATAAAGAAAGCTCTATTCCTCTTTTTTCTCAAGCATGGTGGATGGATGCTGTGTGTGGAAAAGAAAATTGGGATGTCTTACTTGTTGAAAAAGGAGATGAAATCTTTGCTTCACTTCCTTATTTCTTTTATAAAAGTAATAATTTAATGAACATAATGCAACCTAAAATTACACAAACAAACGGGATATGGATAAAATATCCTCCAAATCAAAAATACACAAGAAAATTAGCGTTTGAAAAAGATATTATAAATGAGTTAGTTTTGAAATTGGAGAAATTACCAATTGCTAATTTTAATCAAAATTTTCATTATTCGTTTACAAATTGGTTACCATTATATTGGAATCAATTTAAACAAACAACAAGATATACTTATGTAATAGAGAAATTAGATGATCTAGATAATGTATACAATAATTTTGAGTCAAGAATAAGACGGCTAATTAAAAAGGCAAGTAGTCTAGTTGAGGTAAAAGAAGATTGTGATATTGAAACTTTCTATAAGATAAATAAAAAAACATTTGAAAGACAGAATATTGATATACCTTATTCTTTAGATTTTTTACGAAGGATTGATAAAGCTTGTCAAAAAAGGAATACTAGAAAAATATTTTATGCAGAAGATAAAGAGGGGAATATTCATGCAACAATTTATATTGTTTGGGATCGAGAGTCTGTCTATTATCTGCTAGGAGGAGAAGACACTAAACTAAGAACAAGTGGTGCACATGCTCTTTTAATTTGGAAAGCGATTCAATTTGCTTCTACTTTTGCTAAAAGATTTGATTTTGAAGGAAGCATGATTGAACCTATAGAAAGATATTTTAGAGCTTTTGGAGCAAAACAAAAAACCTATTTTAATATTCAAAAAAATTATGTTACATATCCAAATGTAGATTCTAGATATAAACAATACTATCATTTATTAAATAAATGGATAATGGTTAAAAATCAAAATAGGACTGTGTTGGGATATTTGAAAAATCGAGGTATTGAAAAAGTTGCAATTTATGGATTAGGGGAATTAGGAAAGAGGCTTTATGAAGAAATATCCAATGCTTCTGAAGTTATTCAATTTTTTATTGATAATAATAAGCAAGAATATTGGAATAACATTAGAGTTATAAAAACAGATGATATTAAAAAAATGGAAAAAGTAGACCTGATAATTATAACACCGATATATAATTATCAGGATATTATTAAAGAATTTGAAACATATGGTTATAATGCAAATATTGTTTCATTAGAATATATTATTAATGAAATTATTGAGGGTGTTTGCTGA
- a CDS encoding glycosyltransferase family 4 protein, producing MENILLTGLDISKKVSGGVVTHVENILNSQLSNLYNYSYQKIEYKGKNIFQRILCLLEDYKNLLIKMKKYKFKVIHINTSIYLVSLMRILPAIIIAKGLHMKVILQLHGGRIDNIDKEYRNVILYFLKKCDKVLILCSEQAKQFYKYDSCFTKLIEVIPNYINIKEFPRMEVERENRISFLFLGSIVKEKGVYELIKAISLLNKDEEEKVRFIFVGDGRDLIKVKKLCYEYKINKIVEFTGFLRNRQKREILQKSDVLILPSWSEAFPYVALEAMAYKMPIISTPAGAMKELVIQGKNGFLIPYKNVEALVEKIKFYINNPEEIIKMGEYNYEILVDNYIMENQGVDKFSKIYNSLV from the coding sequence ATGGAGAATATTCTATTGACAGGCCTTGATATTTCTAAAAAAGTTAGCGGTGGAGTTGTAACTCATGTTGAGAATATATTAAATTCTCAACTTAGCAATTTATATAATTATTCATATCAAAAAATTGAATATAAAGGAAAGAATATTTTTCAAAGAATACTCTGTTTATTAGAAGACTATAAAAATCTATTAATAAAAATGAAAAAATACAAATTTAAGGTCATTCATATTAATACTTCTATTTATTTAGTATCATTAATGAGAATTTTACCAGCTATTATTATTGCAAAAGGCCTCCACATGAAAGTTATTTTACAATTGCATGGAGGGCGAATTGATAATATTGATAAGGAATATAGAAATGTAATCTTATATTTCCTTAAAAAGTGTGATAAAGTTCTTATTCTATGTAGTGAACAGGCTAAACAATTTTATAAGTATGATTCATGTTTTACTAAATTAATAGAAGTAATCCCTAACTATATTAATATCAAAGAATTTCCTAGAATGGAAGTAGAAAGGGAAAACAGGATTAGCTTTTTATTTTTAGGAAGTATAGTCAAAGAAAAAGGAGTATATGAGTTAATTAAGGCAATTAGTTTATTAAATAAAGACGAAGAAGAAAAAGTTCGATTTATTTTTGTGGGTGATGGAAGAGATTTGATAAAAGTAAAAAAACTCTGTTATGAATATAAGATTAATAAGATAGTTGAATTCACAGGTTTTTTGAGGAATAGACAGAAACGGGAGATATTACAAAAAAGTGATGTATTAATTTTGCCTTCATGGTCTGAGGCCTTTCCTTATGTAGCTCTAGAAGCAATGGCATATAAAATGCCCATTATTAGCACGCCAGCTGGTGCGATGAAAGAACTTGTAATACAGGGGAAAAATGGATTTTTAATTCCTTATAAAAATGTAGAAGCGTTAGTTGAGAAAATAAAATTTTATATTAATAATCCAGAAGAAATTATTAAAATGGGTGAATACAATTATGAAATATTAGTAGATAACTATATCATGGAAAATCAAGGAGTGGATAAGTTTAGTAAAATTTATAATAGTTTAGTTTAA
- a CDS encoding glycosyltransferase family 4 protein, producing the protein MKVLYVAIRGELSEGSGVLKKIIAQVDGLNNCGVNTKGMIFYTKDPDKISRQFHNNIIFHEIKYTHSFFQKTWYKNLILYNKIIQEIQKEEFDLLYFRYPKASSQLLRLVKQFPFKIIFEHQTKELDEIKQTQGNSNKEYWVEKYLAPYIFGYVKGFVAVTNEIKRYERKRYSYYNSRNKKESLVLGNGMDVEKLPLRKVPPYDKAKLELLFVGQIAPWHGVDRVIKGIASYKGSVNITFHIVGTGNELKNLINLSKKLELHDRVLFYEELSGEQLDKLFNKCHIAVAPLALYRKNLNESSALKTREYVARGIPFITSHNDPDIKMKSSIRNYILRVNDNNEPIDIEEIIQFTNRMYQIDGFENHFREFALRSIDMKIKMQRLKQFFEKCFIEEK; encoded by the coding sequence ATGAAGGTATTATATGTTGCTATTCGTGGCGAATTGTCTGAAGGTTCGGGAGTGCTTAAGAAAATAATAGCTCAAGTAGATGGTCTTAACAATTGTGGTGTAAATACAAAAGGTATGATTTTTTATACAAAAGATCCAGACAAAATTTCAAGACAATTTCATAACAATATTATATTTCATGAAATTAAATATACTCATAGTTTTTTTCAAAAAACATGGTATAAGAATTTAATATTATATAACAAAATTATTCAAGAAATTCAAAAGGAAGAATTTGATTTATTATATTTTCGTTATCCTAAAGCAAGTTCACAACTTTTAAGGCTTGTAAAACAATTCCCTTTTAAAATTATCTTTGAGCATCAAACAAAAGAATTGGATGAGATAAAGCAAACTCAGGGAAATAGTAACAAAGAATATTGGGTTGAGAAATATTTAGCTCCTTATATTTTTGGATATGTCAAAGGATTTGTTGCAGTTACAAATGAGATAAAAAGATACGAAAGAAAAAGATACTCTTATTATAATAGTAGAAATAAAAAAGAAAGTTTAGTCTTAGGAAATGGGATGGATGTAGAAAAGCTACCTTTAAGAAAAGTTCCACCTTATGATAAAGCAAAGCTAGAATTACTTTTTGTAGGTCAAATTGCACCTTGGCATGGAGTTGATAGAGTTATTAAAGGGATAGCAAGTTATAAAGGTAGTGTTAATATAACTTTTCATATCGTTGGCACAGGAAATGAGTTGAAGAATTTGATTAATTTATCAAAAAAATTAGAGTTACATGACAGAGTATTATTTTATGAAGAATTATCAGGAGAACAACTAGATAAATTATTCAATAAATGTCATATTGCTGTGGCACCGTTAGCCTTATATCGAAAGAACTTAAATGAATCTTCCGCATTAAAAACTAGAGAGTATGTAGCTAGAGGAATTCCTTTTATAACGAGTCATAATGACCCAGATATTAAAATGAAAAGCAGTATTCGGAATTATATTTTGAGAGTTAACGACAATAATGAGCCCATAGATATAGAAGAAATTATACAATTTACTAACAGAATGTATCAAATTGATGGCTTTGAAAATCACTTTAGGGAGTTTGCGCTTAGAAGTATAGACATGAAAATTAAGATGCAAAGACTAAAGCAATTTTTTGAAAAATGCTTTATTGAAGAAAAATAG
- the wecC gene encoding UDP-N-acetyl-D-mannosamine dehydrogenase, with product MKQKICIIGLGYIGLPTAAMFATHGHSIVGVDVNEVVVNAINQGKIVIEEPYLDIMVQAAVTSGNLRAQTYPEEADVFIIAVPTPITEDKKADMSYVEQAANSIVPYLKPGNTVILESTSPPGTVYDLLIPILEKSSLKIGDELFVAHSPERVLPGRILVELVENNRIIGGINEKSCEIVKSLYSTFVRGEIFLTDARTAEMCKLMENTYRDVNIALVNELSIICERLGINVWEVVRICNKHPRVNLHLPGPGVGGHCLAVDPWFIVENNRQDANLIKMAREINDNMPIRVYNKIKKLTQNISNPKVIILGITYKADVDDLRESPILKIIDLLEKDKNIEISIVDPHIKNFKYLNNNLFEAVKCADLIVLGVNHQEFKEIDFNMLLKHMRNYIILDTRNMWSQKELEALGFNYYLLGNGTNNSNS from the coding sequence TTGAAACAAAAAATATGTATTATTGGTCTTGGGTATATTGGGTTGCCTACAGCAGCTATGTTTGCTACTCACGGACATTCTATAGTAGGTGTGGATGTTAATGAAGTAGTTGTGAATGCTATTAATCAAGGGAAAATTGTTATAGAAGAGCCTTACTTAGATATTATGGTACAGGCAGCAGTTACTTCTGGAAATTTACGTGCTCAAACTTATCCTGAAGAAGCAGATGTATTTATAATTGCTGTGCCCACTCCAATTACAGAAGATAAAAAAGCAGATATGTCCTATGTTGAACAAGCAGCAAATTCAATTGTTCCTTATTTAAAACCAGGGAATACGGTAATTCTAGAATCTACATCCCCCCCAGGGACAGTATATGATTTATTAATACCGATTCTAGAAAAGTCATCATTAAAAATAGGAGATGAATTGTTCGTAGCACATTCTCCAGAAAGAGTACTTCCAGGGCGTATTTTAGTCGAACTCGTAGAGAATAATAGAATTATAGGTGGTATTAATGAAAAATCTTGTGAAATAGTTAAATCTCTTTATTCAACTTTTGTAAGGGGAGAAATTTTCTTAACAGATGCCAGAACAGCTGAGATGTGTAAACTTATGGAGAACACTTATAGAGATGTTAATATAGCTTTAGTCAATGAATTATCGATTATATGTGAACGTTTGGGAATTAATGTATGGGAAGTAGTTAGAATATGTAATAAACATCCACGCGTTAATTTACATCTTCCAGGCCCAGGAGTAGGAGGACACTGTTTAGCAGTAGATCCATGGTTTATTGTTGAAAATAATCGACAAGATGCTAATTTAATTAAAATGGCTAGAGAAATAAATGATAATATGCCGATAAGAGTATATAATAAGATTAAAAAATTAACACAAAATATATCTAACCCTAAAGTTATTATATTAGGAATTACTTATAAAGCAGATGTAGATGATTTGAGAGAAAGTCCTATATTAAAAATAATAGATCTATTAGAAAAAGATAAAAACATTGAAATTTCAATAGTGGATCCGCATATTAAAAACTTTAAGTATTTAAATAATAATTTGTTTGAAGCTGTAAAATGTGCTGATCTTATCGTACTAGGAGTTAATCATCAAGAATTTAAGGAAATTGATTTTAATATGTTATTAAAACATATGCGTAATTATATTATATTGGATACAAGAAATATGTGGTCTCAAAAGGAACTAGAAGCGTTAGGATTTAACTATTATTTATTAGGAAACGGCACAAATAATAGTAACTCATAA
- a CDS encoding glycosyltransferase family 4 protein, whose protein sequence is MNILMVLCQRFPPDIRVEKEARALHKNGHTLYLLATNEGRDKKYADNTFFKIFRYHPNLEYLQQKKKQILFIDDQVVREISKIITKVKVDAIHVHDLPMVRSALKVAQKYNIPIIADLHENMPAAMQIYEHGDSWIDTVSHYLFDNYLRWRLYEKEVLKKVDHIIVVVPEAAERIIKYGIDKSKIHIVSNTEETGYFNNFVLDESIINAYKEYFVVSYIGGVDKHRGADTAIKAISYLKYRIPNIKLLLVGGKGPYAMKMKKLINDLKLNQQVEIISWQPFNKVSTYNYISDICLVPHNLYEHTDTTVPHKLFQYMLMKKPVIVSSCRPLKRIVNDTQSGLVFKANDEKDLARKIYRLYTCSELRSILGHNGYNAAKNEYNWSNDAKRLINIYNKLEKANDRAQGVRS, encoded by the coding sequence ATGAATATTTTAATGGTTCTATGTCAAAGATTTCCGCCAGATATTAGAGTAGAAAAAGAAGCAAGAGCGTTACATAAAAATGGACATACTCTTTATTTATTGGCTACAAACGAGGGAAGAGACAAAAAATATGCAGATAATACTTTTTTTAAGATTTTTAGATACCATCCTAATCTAGAGTATTTGCAACAGAAAAAAAAACAGATATTGTTTATTGATGATCAAGTAGTTAGAGAAATATCAAAAATAATTACCAAAGTTAAGGTAGATGCTATACATGTACATGATTTGCCAATGGTAAGGTCTGCTCTTAAAGTAGCCCAAAAATACAATATACCTATTATAGCTGATCTACATGAGAATATGCCAGCTGCGATGCAAATATATGAGCATGGAGATAGTTGGATTGACACAGTATCTCATTATTTATTTGACAATTATTTAAGGTGGCGTTTGTATGAAAAAGAAGTTTTGAAAAAGGTAGATCATATTATTGTAGTTGTTCCAGAAGCAGCTGAGAGAATTATAAAGTACGGCATAGACAAAAGCAAGATACATATTGTATCAAACACAGAGGAAACAGGATATTTTAATAATTTTGTTTTAGATGAAAGTATCATTAATGCATATAAAGAATACTTTGTTGTTTCGTATATTGGAGGAGTAGATAAACATAGAGGTGCTGACACGGCTATAAAAGCAATTTCCTATTTAAAATATAGAATTCCAAATATAAAGTTGCTCTTAGTAGGTGGGAAAGGCCCATATGCTATGAAAATGAAAAAATTGATAAACGATTTAAAATTAAATCAGCAAGTCGAAATAATATCTTGGCAACCTTTTAACAAAGTATCAACATATAATTATATTAGTGACATTTGCCTTGTTCCTCATAACTTATATGAGCATACTGATACGACTGTTCCTCATAAATTATTTCAATATATGCTGATGAAAAAACCAGTAATTGTTAGCAGTTGCCGCCCTCTAAAAAGAATAGTAAATGATACGCAAAGTGGGTTAGTTTTTAAGGCTAATGATGAGAAAGATTTAGCACGAAAAATATATAGATTGTATACTTGTAGCGAGTTAAGAAGTATCTTAGGGCATAATGGATATAATGCAGCTAAAAATGAGTACAATTGGAGCAACGATGCAAAGCGTTTGATTAATATATATAATAAATTAGAAAAAGCTAATGATAGAGCACAGGGGGTAAGATCTTGA